The following proteins come from a genomic window of Streptomyces sp. Sge12:
- the hisS gene encoding histidine--tRNA ligase: protein MSTFKAPKGTYDLIPPYSAKYLAVRDAISAPLRKAGYGYIETPGFEDVNLFARGVGESTDIVTKEMFTLTTKGGTNLALRPEGTASVLRAALEASLHKQGNLPAKLWYSGSYYRYERPQKGRYRHFSQVGAEAIGAEDPALDAELIILADQAYRTLGLSNFRILLNSLGDKECRPVYREALQTFLRGLDLDEETVRRAEINPLRVLDDKRADVQKQLVGAPVLRDYLCDACKAYHEEVRELITAAGVVFEDDEKLVRGLDYYTRTTFEFVHDGLGAQSAVGGGGRYDGLSEMIGGPALPSVGWALGVDRTVLALEAEGIELDIPAATTVFAVALGEAKPTVFGLVTQLRKAGVAADMSYGGKGLKGAMKDANRSGARFAVVVGERDLAEGVVQLKDMESGEQASVPVAELVDTVRARLA, encoded by the coding sequence GTGAGCACTTTCAAGGCCCCCAAGGGCACGTACGACCTGATCCCGCCGTACTCGGCCAAATACCTGGCGGTCCGCGACGCCATCTCCGCCCCGCTGCGCAAGGCCGGGTACGGCTACATCGAGACGCCGGGCTTTGAAGACGTGAACCTCTTCGCCCGCGGTGTCGGCGAGTCCACCGACATCGTCACCAAGGAGATGTTCACCCTCACCACCAAGGGTGGCACCAACCTCGCCCTGCGCCCCGAGGGCACCGCCTCCGTGCTGCGCGCGGCCCTGGAGGCCAGCCTCCACAAGCAGGGCAACCTGCCGGCCAAGCTGTGGTACTCCGGCTCCTACTACCGCTACGAGCGCCCGCAGAAGGGCCGCTACCGCCACTTCTCGCAGGTGGGCGCGGAGGCGATCGGTGCCGAGGACCCGGCCCTGGACGCCGAGCTGATCATCCTGGCCGACCAGGCCTACCGCACCCTCGGCCTGTCGAACTTCCGCATCCTGCTGAACTCGCTCGGCGACAAGGAGTGCCGCCCCGTCTACCGCGAGGCGCTGCAGACCTTCCTGCGCGGCCTCGACCTCGACGAGGAGACCGTCCGCCGGGCCGAGATCAACCCGCTGCGCGTGCTCGACGACAAGCGGGCCGACGTGCAGAAGCAGCTCGTCGGCGCCCCGGTGCTGCGGGACTACCTGTGCGACGCGTGCAAGGCGTACCACGAGGAGGTGCGGGAGCTGATCACGGCTGCCGGCGTCGTCTTCGAGGACGACGAGAAGCTGGTGCGCGGACTGGACTACTACACCCGCACCACCTTCGAGTTCGTCCACGACGGCCTGGGCGCGCAGTCTGCCGTGGGCGGCGGCGGCCGCTACGACGGCCTGTCCGAGATGATCGGCGGACCGGCCCTGCCGTCGGTGGGCTGGGCGCTCGGCGTGGACCGCACGGTCCTGGCCCTCGAGGCCGAGGGCATCGAGCTGGACATCCCGGCGGCGACGACGGTCTTCGCGGTGGCACTGGGCGAGGCCAAGCCGACCGTGTTCGGGCTGGTGACGCAGCTGCGCAAGGCGGGTGTCGCCGCGGACATGTCGTACGGCGGCAAGGGCCTCAAGGGCGCCATGAAGGACGCCAACCGCAGCGGCGCGCGCTTCGCCGTCGTGGTCGGCGAGCGGGACCTCGCCGAGGGCGTCGTCCAGCTGAAGGACATGGAGTCCGGCGAGCAGGCCTCCGTGCCCGTCGCCGAGCTGGTCGATACGGTCCGGGCCCGCCTCGCCTGA
- a CDS encoding vitamin K epoxide reductase family protein, producing the protein MTTRSADADTARGRTVGGSRALALLLVITGAAGLLAAWVITIDKFKLLEDPDFKPACSLNPIVSCGNIMTSDQASAFGFPNPMLGLVAYGIVICVGMSLLAGAAFRRWYWLTFNAGTLFGVAFCTWLMYQSLYNINSLCLWCCLAWVATIFMFWYVTAHNVRNGLLPAPGWVKSFLDEFTWVLPVLHVGIIGMLILTRWWDFWTS; encoded by the coding sequence ATGACGACACGAAGCGCGGACGCGGACACCGCCCGGGGCAGGACCGTCGGAGGGAGCCGGGCCCTGGCCCTGCTGCTGGTGATCACCGGCGCCGCGGGGCTGCTCGCCGCCTGGGTGATCACGATCGACAAGTTCAAGCTGCTCGAGGACCCGGACTTCAAGCCGGCCTGCAGCCTGAACCCGATCGTCTCCTGCGGCAACATCATGACGAGCGACCAGGCGTCGGCCTTCGGCTTCCCGAACCCGATGCTCGGACTCGTCGCCTACGGCATCGTGATCTGCGTCGGCATGAGCCTGCTCGCCGGGGCCGCTTTCCGCCGCTGGTACTGGCTGACCTTCAACGCCGGCACGCTCTTCGGCGTCGCCTTCTGCACCTGGCTCATGTACCAGTCGCTGTACAACATCAACTCGCTCTGCCTGTGGTGCTGCCTGGCCTGGGTCGCCACGATCTTCATGTTCTGGTACGTCACCGCGCACAACGTCCGCAACGGACTGCTGCCCGCCCCGGGCTGGGTCAAGTCCTTCCTCGACGAGTTCACCTGGGTCCTGCCCGTGCTGCACGTCGGGATCATCGGGATGCTGATCCTGACCCGCTGGTGGGACTTCTGGACCTCCTGA
- a CDS encoding replication-associated recombination protein A has product MEPDLFTAAAEDRREKDPASSPLAVRMRPRTLDEVVGQQHLLKPGSPLRRLVEEGAGGPAGASSVILWGPPGIGKTTLAYVVSQATQKRFVELSAITAGVKEVRAVIEGAKRAAGGYGKETVLFLDEIHRFSKAQQDSLLPAVENRWVTLIAATTENPYFSIISPLLSRSLLLTLEPLTDEDLSALMRRALTEERGLGGAVSLPADAEAHLLRIAGGDARRALTALEAGAGSALAKEEDEITLQTLEEAVDRAAVRYDKDGDQHYDVASALIKSIRGSDVDAALHYLARMIEAGEDPRFIARRLMISASEDIGLADPTALPIAVAAAQAVAMIGFPEAALTLSHATIALALAPKSNTATTAIGAALADVRAGLAGAVPAHLRDGHYKGAAKLGHAQGYVYPHDVPGGIAAQQYAPDEIQGKRYYEPTRYGAEARYADVVEKVRDRLRGATS; this is encoded by the coding sequence GTGGAACCAGACCTGTTCACCGCAGCTGCCGAAGACCGCAGGGAGAAGGACCCCGCGAGCTCCCCGCTCGCCGTCCGGATGCGCCCGCGCACCCTGGACGAGGTCGTCGGCCAGCAGCACCTGCTGAAACCCGGATCACCGCTGCGGCGGCTGGTCGAGGAAGGGGCCGGCGGCCCGGCCGGTGCCTCCTCGGTGATCCTCTGGGGCCCGCCGGGCATCGGAAAGACCACGCTGGCGTACGTGGTCAGCCAGGCCACCCAGAAGCGCTTCGTGGAGCTCTCCGCCATCACGGCGGGCGTCAAAGAGGTACGGGCCGTCATCGAGGGCGCCAAGCGCGCGGCCGGTGGTTACGGCAAGGAGACCGTCCTCTTCCTCGACGAGATCCACCGCTTCAGCAAGGCACAGCAGGACTCGCTGCTCCCGGCCGTCGAGAACCGCTGGGTGACGCTGATCGCGGCCACCACCGAGAACCCGTACTTCTCGATCATCTCGCCGCTGCTCTCGCGCTCGCTGCTGCTGACGCTGGAACCGCTGACGGACGAGGACCTGAGCGCGCTGATGCGGCGCGCGCTCACCGAGGAGCGAGGACTGGGCGGAGCCGTCTCCCTCCCGGCGGACGCGGAGGCGCACCTGCTGCGGATCGCCGGCGGCGACGCCCGGCGGGCGCTGACCGCGCTGGAGGCCGGCGCCGGATCGGCCCTCGCCAAGGAAGAGGACGAGATCACCCTCCAGACGCTGGAGGAGGCGGTCGACCGTGCGGCGGTCCGGTACGACAAGGACGGCGACCAGCACTACGACGTGGCGAGCGCGCTGATCAAGTCGATCCGCGGCTCGGACGTGGACGCCGCGCTGCACTACCTGGCGCGGATGATCGAGGCCGGTGAAGACCCCCGGTTCATCGCGCGCCGCCTGATGATCTCCGCGAGCGAGGACATCGGGCTGGCGGATCCGACGGCCCTGCCGATCGCGGTCGCCGCGGCCCAGGCGGTGGCGATGATCGGCTTCCCGGAGGCGGCGCTGACCCTGTCGCACGCCACGATCGCGCTGGCGCTGGCCCCGAAGTCGAACACCGCGACGACCGCGATCGGCGCGGCGCTGGCCGACGTACGGGCGGGGCTGGCCGGCGCCGTTCCCGCGCACCTGCGCGACGGGCACTACAAGGGCGCGGCGAAGCTGGGGCACGCGCAGGGGTACGTGTACCCGCACGACGTGCCGGGCGGGATCGCCGCGCAGCAGTACGCACCGGACGAGATCCAGGGGAAGCGGTACTACGAGCCGACGCGCTACGGCGCGGAGGCCCGCTACGCGGACGTGGTGGAAAAGGTCCGCGACCGGCTGCGCGGCGCCACCTCCTAG
- a CDS encoding HNH endonuclease family protein, with protein sequence MAPSRPFAVVLALALAGPAAAGCHHEDAGTARASAAALVAQVPLTGAGFPPDARTAQAQLAGLKVEWGRNWQTYKRENFGKYWSDETGAVGGRNGCDTRDDVLRRDLKELREGDRNPCVVLSGVLHDPYTGKELPYTYRRASQIQTDHVVALGAAWRGGAYAWTPQRRLEYANDLDVLLAVDKQTNYDKGSRTADKWRPPRRAYWCEYARRYTGIKAKYGLTVTAPEKLALQDMLATCTP encoded by the coding sequence ATGGCTCCGTCCCGGCCGTTCGCCGTCGTCCTCGCGCTCGCCCTCGCCGGGCCCGCGGCGGCCGGATGCCATCACGAAGACGCCGGGACGGCACGCGCCAGCGCGGCCGCGCTGGTCGCGCAGGTGCCGCTCACCGGGGCAGGGTTCCCGCCGGACGCGCGCACCGCCCAGGCGCAGCTGGCCGGGCTGAAGGTCGAGTGGGGCCGCAACTGGCAGACGTACAAGCGCGAGAACTTCGGCAAGTACTGGTCCGACGAGACCGGTGCCGTCGGCGGGCGCAACGGCTGTGACACCCGCGACGACGTGCTGCGCCGGGACCTCAAGGAGCTCCGCGAGGGGGACCGGAACCCGTGCGTCGTGCTCTCCGGGGTGCTGCACGACCCGTACACCGGCAAGGAGCTGCCCTACACCTACCGGCGGGCCTCGCAGATCCAGACCGACCACGTCGTCGCGCTCGGCGCCGCCTGGCGGGGCGGCGCGTACGCGTGGACCCCGCAGCGCAGGCTGGAGTACGCCAACGACCTCGACGTACTGCTCGCCGTGGACAAGCAGACCAACTACGACAAGGGCAGCAGGACGGCCGACAAGTGGCGGCCGCCCCGGCGGGCGTACTGGTGCGAGTACGCGCGCCGCTACACCGGCATCAAGGCCAAGTACGGGCTGACCGTGACCGCGCCGGAGAAGCTCGCCCTCCAGGACATGCTGGCCACCTGCACCCCCTGA
- a CDS encoding DUF2470 domain-containing protein produces the protein MSRPHGIPLPSAHRSSDSNETESAFDDDKQGQPRPREGVRQLTGAERVRTLVESNASVSLTLIGARDSHEAEEFGTGLPVARTVTPDGDVILLVSGESTAARAAAHAQDDDLTAVIEITDVAPVSVPHRIRGRAWLAGWLTPVRGDERAACAALLAERHPVGELLGMRESQDPPADALRGGGRPAWMMLRLEVGEISVDDLWGAEHVDPEDLAAAEPDPMVAHETELLQHLHSAHGDRLGELCGLLGAREARGMTAVPLSLDRLGLRVRFTGGATGSFDARFDFPEPVADICGLRRAMHSLFSAASH, from the coding sequence ATGTCTCGACCACATGGGATCCCCCTGCCCAGTGCGCATCGAAGTTCGGATTCCAACGAAACGGAATCCGCTTTCGACGACGATAAGCAAGGTCAGCCGCGTCCCAGGGAAGGCGTTCGGCAGCTCACCGGAGCCGAACGCGTACGAACCCTCGTAGAGTCCAACGCCTCAGTATCCCTCACGCTGATCGGTGCTCGTGACAGTCACGAGGCCGAGGAGTTCGGGACAGGGCTGCCGGTCGCGCGGACCGTCACCCCGGACGGGGACGTGATTCTCCTTGTCTCAGGGGAATCCACGGCTGCCAGGGCAGCCGCTCACGCCCAGGACGACGACCTCACCGCCGTGATCGAGATCACGGATGTGGCGCCGGTGTCCGTGCCCCATCGTATCCGAGGCCGCGCCTGGCTCGCCGGTTGGCTGACGCCGGTGCGCGGGGACGAGCGCGCGGCCTGCGCGGCGCTGCTCGCGGAGCGGCATCCGGTGGGCGAGCTGCTGGGCATGCGGGAGTCCCAGGACCCCCCGGCGGATGCTCTTCGGGGCGGCGGCCGCCCGGCCTGGATGATGCTGCGCCTGGAGGTCGGCGAGATCTCGGTCGACGACCTGTGGGGCGCCGAGCACGTGGACCCGGAGGACCTGGCCGCGGCGGAGCCGGACCCGATGGTCGCGCACGAGACGGAGCTGCTGCAGCACCTGCACTCCGCCCACGGCGACCGGCTCGGCGAGCTGTGCGGGCTGCTGGGCGCCCGCGAGGCCCGCGGCATGACCGCCGTCCCGCTCTCCCTGGACCGCCTCGGCCTGCGCGTCCGCTTCACCGGCGGCGCCACCGGCTCCTTCGACGCCCGCTTCGACTTCCCGGAGCCGGTCGCCGACATCTGCGGCCTGCGCCGGGCGATGCACTCCCTGTTCTCGGCGGCTTCGCACTAG
- the rpsD gene encoding 30S ribosomal protein S4, which translates to MNQKRPKVKKSRALGIALTPKAVKYFEARPYPPGEHGRGRKQNSDYKVRLLEKQRLRAQYDISERQMARAYDRAKKAEGKTGEALVVELERRLDALVLRSGIARTIYQARQMVVHGHIEVNGDKVDKPSFRVRPDDVITVRERSREKVPFQVAREGGYAGEGETPRYLQVNLKALAFRLDRDPNRKEIPVICDEQLVVEYYAR; encoded by the coding sequence GTGAACCAGAAGCGACCCAAGGTCAAGAAGTCGCGTGCCCTCGGCATTGCACTGACCCCGAAGGCCGTCAAGTACTTCGAGGCCCGCCCCTACCCGCCGGGCGAGCACGGCCGTGGCCGCAAGCAGAACTCGGACTACAAGGTTCGTCTGCTGGAGAAGCAGCGTCTGCGCGCTCAGTACGACATCTCTGAGCGTCAGATGGCCCGCGCGTACGACCGCGCCAAGAAGGCCGAAGGCAAGACGGGCGAGGCGCTTGTCGTCGAGCTCGAGCGTCGCCTCGACGCCCTGGTTCTGCGTTCGGGCATCGCCCGCACCATCTACCAGGCCCGCCAGATGGTCGTTCACGGCCACATCGAGGTCAACGGTGACAAGGTCGACAAGCCGTCGTTCCGTGTCCGTCCGGACGACGTCATCACCGTGCGCGAGCGCAGCCGCGAGAAGGTTCCGTTCCAGGTTGCCCGCGAGGGTGGCTACGCAGGCGAGGGCGAGACCCCGCGCTACCTGCAGGTCAACCTGAAGGCCCTGGCCTTCCGCCTGGACCGCGACCCGAACCGCAAGGAAATTCCGGTCATCTGCGACGAGCAGCTCGTCGTCGAGTACTACGCCCGCTGA
- a CDS encoding ATP-binding protein has protein sequence MGQRPLRSTAGGNLPSELSRFIGRGGELAELGRLLECSRLVTVTGVGGVGKSRLALAAARGAAEGAQERYCDGVWLAELATVRDPALLELALAEALELTDHTTRPPRAVLAEHLAGRRVLLVLDGFEQLVDECADLVRELLRRCPGLHVLAAGRRPLALEGELLLPLAPPVPEEALALLTARACAADPAFAVTADNRAALVELCARLDGIPLALELAAGRLRTLSPAQVLARLEDRFALLTGGARGGPARHRALRTAIGWSHELCTPAQRLLWARLSVFAGQFDLDAVEYVCAGPDLPVEEVLDLVGELVAQSLLVREETPAGVRLRMLETVRVYGAGWLESLGDAGRLRRRHRDWYVGLATWCELDWFSPRQQEVAALVEVELPNLRLALECCLDEPDEAHLGQYLAGTLWFYWAGCGRLTEGRHWLERTLEPVDRAAGEYENSRLKALWVLGYVAALQGDAAASMSALYECRDGAAQSGNPVATAYAVHRMGCLALVSDDMARARELLGSALEQYRAAGELNSNVLMCQVELGMALAFLGDLPGALALCGEVREICEEHGERWTKAYALYVLAYAALDAGRTREARQLLTECVAINHVFHDLVGLVLALELLALVTVAEGDAAEAAVLQGAAEPMWGGVGLQLFGSGYFNAPRLMCREQAGELLGAERYAAYEAEGRELSREALVGRALRDPEERGAGPGGVPRQPGRPRGSRVSTGAATEQP, from the coding sequence ATGGGACAGAGACCCCTTCGAAGTACCGCCGGGGGCAATCTTCCCTCGGAGCTCAGCCGGTTCATCGGGCGGGGTGGCGAACTCGCCGAGCTGGGACGGCTCCTGGAATGCTCCCGGCTCGTGACGGTGACCGGCGTGGGCGGGGTGGGCAAGTCCCGGCTCGCGCTCGCGGCCGCCCGGGGCGCCGCCGAGGGAGCGCAGGAACGCTACTGCGACGGGGTGTGGCTGGCGGAGCTGGCCACCGTACGGGACCCCGCGCTGCTGGAGCTCGCCCTCGCCGAGGCGCTGGAGCTGACCGACCACACCACCCGCCCGCCCCGTGCCGTCCTGGCCGAGCACCTGGCCGGGCGCCGGGTGCTGCTGGTCCTGGACGGTTTCGAGCAGCTGGTCGACGAGTGCGCCGACCTGGTACGGGAGCTGCTGCGCCGCTGCCCCGGCCTGCACGTCCTCGCGGCGGGCCGGCGCCCGCTGGCCCTGGAGGGGGAGCTGCTCCTTCCGCTGGCCCCGCCGGTCCCCGAGGAGGCGCTGGCCCTGCTGACGGCGCGGGCCTGCGCGGCGGACCCGGCCTTCGCCGTGACCGCGGACAACCGGGCCGCGCTGGTGGAGCTGTGCGCCCGGCTCGACGGGATCCCGCTGGCCCTGGAGCTGGCGGCGGGCCGGCTGCGCACGCTGTCGCCCGCGCAGGTGCTCGCCCGGCTGGAGGACCGCTTCGCGCTGCTGACGGGCGGTGCGCGCGGCGGGCCGGCCCGGCACCGGGCGCTGCGCACGGCCATCGGCTGGAGCCATGAGCTGTGCACCCCGGCGCAGCGGCTGCTGTGGGCGCGGCTGTCGGTGTTCGCCGGGCAGTTCGACCTCGACGCCGTCGAATACGTGTGCGCGGGCCCGGACCTGCCGGTGGAGGAGGTGCTGGACCTGGTCGGGGAGCTGGTGGCCCAGTCCCTGCTGGTCCGGGAGGAGACGCCCGCCGGGGTGCGCCTGCGCATGCTGGAGACCGTACGGGTCTACGGGGCGGGCTGGCTGGAGTCGCTCGGCGACGCCGGCCGCCTGCGCCGGCGCCACCGGGACTGGTACGTGGGGCTGGCCACGTGGTGCGAGCTGGACTGGTTCAGCCCGCGCCAGCAGGAGGTGGCCGCGCTGGTGGAGGTGGAGCTGCCGAACCTCCGGCTCGCTCTGGAGTGCTGCCTGGACGAGCCGGACGAGGCGCATCTGGGCCAGTACCTGGCGGGGACCCTGTGGTTCTACTGGGCCGGCTGCGGGCGGCTGACCGAGGGCCGGCACTGGCTGGAGCGGACCCTGGAACCGGTGGACCGGGCGGCGGGCGAGTACGAGAACTCGCGGCTGAAGGCCCTGTGGGTACTGGGCTACGTCGCGGCGCTCCAGGGCGACGCGGCGGCCTCGATGAGCGCCCTGTACGAGTGCCGGGACGGGGCGGCGCAGAGCGGCAACCCGGTGGCGACGGCCTACGCCGTGCACCGGATGGGCTGTCTGGCGCTGGTCTCGGACGACATGGCGCGGGCCCGGGAGCTGCTGGGCTCGGCGCTGGAGCAGTACCGGGCGGCCGGCGAGCTGAACAGCAACGTGCTGATGTGCCAGGTGGAGCTGGGGATGGCCCTGGCCTTCCTCGGCGACCTGCCGGGGGCGCTCGCGCTGTGCGGGGAGGTCCGGGAGATCTGCGAGGAGCACGGGGAGCGCTGGACGAAGGCGTACGCCCTGTACGTCCTCGCATACGCGGCCCTCGACGCGGGGCGTACGCGGGAGGCGCGGCAACTGCTGACCGAGTGCGTGGCGATCAACCACGTCTTCCACGATCTGGTCGGGCTGGTCCTCGCGCTGGAGCTGCTGGCGCTGGTCACGGTCGCGGAGGGGGACGCGGCCGAGGCCGCGGTGCTCCAGGGCGCGGCGGAGCCGATGTGGGGCGGGGTCGGGCTCCAGCTGTTCGGCTCGGGCTACTTCAACGCCCCCCGGCTGATGTGCCGGGAGCAGGCGGGCGAGCTGCTGGGCGCCGAGCGCTACGCGGCGTACGAGGCCGAGGGGCGGGAGCTGAGCCGTGAGGCGCTGGTGGGGCGGGCGCTGCGCGATCCGGAGGAACGCGGCGCCGGCCCCGGCGGCGTGCCCCGGCAGCCGGGGCGGCCGCGCGGCTCGCGGGTGTCGACGGGCGCGGCGACGGAGCAGCCGTAG
- a CDS encoding DUF948 domain-containing protein, which translates to MSGVEVAGIIVAVFWAILISFLAVALVRLAQVLRATTKLVADVTDQAVPLLADASTTVRSARTQLDRVDAIASDVQEVTSNASALSSTVATAFGGPLVKVAAFGYGVRKALGKGDAATSGGVPPKKSRRTVIVGRTVPAARRRRQKG; encoded by the coding sequence GTGTCCGGTGTAGAGGTGGCCGGGATCATCGTGGCCGTCTTCTGGGCCATCCTGATCTCCTTCCTGGCCGTGGCGCTGGTGAGGCTGGCCCAGGTACTGAGGGCGACGACCAAGCTGGTGGCCGACGTGACCGACCAGGCCGTCCCGCTGCTGGCCGACGCCTCCACCACCGTCCGCTCCGCGCGCACCCAGCTCGACCGGGTCGACGCCATCGCGAGCGACGTCCAGGAGGTCACCTCCAACGCCTCCGCCCTGTCCTCCACCGTCGCCACCGCCTTCGGCGGGCCCCTGGTGAAGGTCGCGGCCTTCGGCTACGGCGTCCGCAAGGCGCTGGGCAAGGGGGATGCCGCGACGTCGGGCGGCGTGCCGCCGAAGAAATCCCGACGAACCGTGATCGTTGGCCGTACGGTGCCCGCCGCCCGGCGCCGCAGGCAGAAGGGCTGA
- a CDS encoding DUF6167 family protein has translation MFRRAFWFTAGAAAGVWATTKVNRQLKKLTPESLAAQAADKAVEAGHRLKDFALDVKAGMTQREDELNDALGLGRDALDPVRPDNVTALPGPRRLRAIENDKTTYRPNLSYDRNEDH, from the coding sequence ATGTTCCGCCGAGCCTTCTGGTTCACCGCAGGCGCAGCCGCCGGCGTGTGGGCCACCACCAAGGTCAACCGCCAGCTGAAGAAGCTGACGCCGGAGAGCCTCGCCGCCCAGGCGGCCGACAAGGCCGTGGAGGCGGGTCACCGCCTCAAGGACTTCGCCCTCGACGTCAAGGCGGGAATGACGCAGCGCGAGGACGAGCTGAACGACGCACTGGGGCTCGGGCGGGACGCCTTGGACCCGGTGCGGCCCGACAACGTCACGGCCCTTCCCGGGCCGCGGCGGCTGCGGGCCATCGAGAACGACAAGACCACCTACCGCCCCAACCTTTCGTACGACCGGAATGAGGACCACTGA